Proteins from one Chroococcidiopsis sp. CCMEE 29 genomic window:
- the purE gene encoding 5-(carboxyamino)imidazole ribonucleotide mutase, with product MTQPLIGIIMGSDSDLPTMQDAIAVCEEFSIPSEVAIVSAHRTPDRMVEYAKSAHQRGIKVIIAGAGGAAHLPGMVASLTPLPVIGVPVPSRHLQGLDSLYSIVQMPAGIPVATVAIGNAKNAGLLAVQILATHQPHLLERVQEYRQSLAQSVIDKQAKLEQQGYQQYLSHRS from the coding sequence ATGACTCAACCCCTAATCGGCATCATCATGGGCAGCGATTCTGATTTGCCTACCATGCAGGACGCGATCGCCGTTTGTGAAGAATTCAGTATTCCGAGTGAAGTAGCGATCGTCTCAGCGCACCGCACTCCAGACCGGATGGTGGAATATGCCAAATCTGCCCACCAACGTGGTATCAAGGTGATTATTGCTGGTGCTGGAGGAGCAGCCCATCTACCAGGCATGGTTGCCTCCTTGACACCACTGCCCGTTATTGGTGTCCCAGTACCCAGTCGTCATTTACAAGGGTTAGATTCCCTCTATTCGATTGTGCAAATGCCAGCGGGTATCCCGGTTGCTACCGTGGCAATCGGTAACGCCAAAAATGCTGGATTGCTAGCAGTGCAAATTCTCGCCACCCACCAACCACATTTACTCGAACGAGTGCAAGAGTATCGCCAGAGTTTGGCGCAATCGGTTATTGACAAGCAAGCAAAGCTAGAACAGCAGGGATACCAACAATACTTATCCCATAGGTCGTAA
- the bchM gene encoding magnesium protoporphyrin IX methyltransferase, protein MNAADDKTIVREYFNSTGFDRWRRIYGDGEVNKVQLDIRTGHQQTVDTVLSWLKADDHLAGITICDAGCGVGSLSIPLAQAGAKVYASDISEKMVGEAKEKAQVELDNTANLTFAVQDLEALSGRYHTVICLDVLIHYPQDKAAEMISHLTSMAESRLILSFAPKTLALSLLKKIGSFFPGSSKATRAYLHREADVVKILAANGFSVQRQAMTRTRFYFSRILEATRG, encoded by the coding sequence ATGAACGCAGCAGACGATAAAACGATTGTTCGGGAGTATTTCAATTCCACAGGCTTTGACCGCTGGCGGCGGATTTATGGAGATGGTGAGGTTAATAAAGTTCAGCTAGATATCCGCACTGGACACCAACAGACCGTTGATACAGTATTAAGCTGGCTAAAAGCTGATGACCATTTAGCAGGGATAACAATTTGTGATGCTGGGTGTGGTGTAGGTAGTCTCAGCATTCCCCTAGCACAAGCTGGTGCCAAAGTTTATGCCAGCGATATATCTGAAAAAATGGTTGGAGAAGCCAAGGAGAAAGCCCAGGTTGAATTAGATAACACTGCTAATCTCACGTTTGCCGTGCAAGATTTAGAGGCATTAAGTGGTCGTTACCACACCGTCATTTGCCTGGATGTCTTGATCCACTATCCGCAGGACAAGGCAGCCGAAATGATCTCTCACCTCACTTCTATGGCAGAGTCGCGCCTGATTCTCAGCTTTGCACCGAAGACCTTAGCCCTGAGTTTACTAAAGAAAATTGGTAGTTTCTTTCCTGGATCAAGTAAAGCAACTCGTGCCTATCTGCATCGTGAGGCTGATGTAGTCAAAATTTTGGCAGCGAATGGGTTTTCCGTCCAGCGGCAGGCGATGACTCGGACTCGCTTTTATTTCTCTCGGATCTTAGAAGCAACCCGTGGATAA
- the nagA gene encoding N-acetylglucosamine-6-phosphate deacetylase codes for MTESIPATSFQMHGQCTALVMINARLPGCEGLQQIWVNAQGRISRILPMDASLRIPLPDLQVLDVAGDWISLGGVDLQINGALGLAFPDLQKQDVSKLQEICQFLWQQGVDAFLPTLVTTSVENIQRSLSIIADFVQGQNLTEQPSAQILGVHLEGPFLNPQKRGAHPAEYLLPPTIDQLKPVLGNYADIVKVITLAPELDTTGEAIPYLRSLGITVSLGHSQATSAEAKRSFQQGATMVTHAFNAMPGLHHREPGLLGAALVNPDVKCGLIADGQHICPTMIQVLLRAGCYEQGVFLVSDALAPLGLTDGVYPWDKRQISVKNDTARLPDGTLAGTTLPLLTGAQNLVRWGICEVGSAIALATEAPRQAIGLSGLTLGKPFTQLLRWHLDAATQELTWQRLAPLAN; via the coding sequence ATGACTGAATCAATCCCAGCCACAAGCTTTCAAATGCATGGGCAATGCACCGCCCTAGTTATGATCAACGCGCGACTACCAGGTTGTGAAGGTTTGCAGCAAATTTGGGTGAATGCACAAGGCAGGATTTCCCGAATTTTGCCGATGGATGCATCTCTACGGATTCCACTGCCAGATTTGCAAGTTTTAGATGTAGCAGGTGATTGGATTTCTTTGGGTGGAGTTGATTTACAAATTAATGGGGCGTTAGGCTTGGCATTTCCAGATTTACAAAAGCAAGATGTTTCCAAGCTACAAGAAATTTGTCAGTTTCTGTGGCAGCAAGGAGTAGATGCATTTTTACCAACACTTGTCACTACCTCAGTCGAGAACATTCAGCGATCGCTGTCTATCATTGCTGATTTTGTTCAAGGGCAAAACTTAACGGAGCAACCATCAGCCCAAATTCTGGGAGTGCATCTGGAAGGACCGTTTTTGAATCCCCAAAAGCGCGGTGCCCACCCAGCTGAATATTTATTACCACCAACGATTGACCAACTCAAGCCTGTTTTAGGGAATTATGCTGATATTGTGAAAGTAATCACCCTGGCACCGGAGTTAGATACCACTGGGGAAGCAATTCCTTATTTGCGATCACTTGGCATTACAGTGAGTCTCGGTCACTCCCAAGCTACATCTGCTGAAGCAAAACGGTCATTTCAGCAGGGAGCAACAATGGTAACTCATGCCTTTAATGCGATGCCGGGATTACATCACAGAGAACCAGGATTATTGGGCGCTGCGCTTGTCAATCCTGATGTCAAATGTGGACTGATTGCCGATGGTCAACACATCTGTCCCACTATGATTCAAGTGCTACTACGAGCTGGCTGTTATGAGCAAGGAGTTTTTCTAGTCAGCGACGCTTTGGCACCGCTGGGATTAACCGATGGCGTTTATCCTTGGGACAAGCGACAGATTTCAGTGAAAAACGACACAGCACGATTGCCCGACGGTACTCTAGCTGGGACGACGTTGCCTTTGTTAACGGGGGCACAAAATCTCGTGCGCTGGGGAATTTGTGAAGTGGGAAGTGCAATTGCCTTAGCAACTGAAGCACCCCGACAAGCGATCGGTCTTTCTGGACTCACTCTCGGTAAGCCATTTACCCAACTGTTACGTTGGCATCTAGATGCGGCAACTCAAGAACTAACTTGGCAGCGACTAGCTCCCTTAGCCAACTAA
- a CDS encoding UPF0182 family protein, with product MFWKSCSRLLVLLLGLWLIFDLVSRLGAEMLWFQEVGYLRVFLLRLTTQGVLWAIAIGITTVYLLGNLVLARRWKYPKPRALTIDSPVPVTPRRGGIRLRWLIPLVLGLNLLLALMLYHYGQVAFRYWHPAFNSPHVPPLIPALFRPGIVWQLVMQLISQNWAVGLVVGLAIALLVYPQSLVTAGAVAMSVILGLVLSANWIKVLQYFRPTAFNSADPVFDRDISFYVFALPFWELLEFWLVGLFLYGLIAVSLIYLLSGDSLSQGWFRGFSPQQQQHLQGLGTCLMLAVAFSYWLSRYELLYSPLGAVYGAGYTDVTVQLPAYTVLCLLAVAIAGWLVWSMLFWLPKGSSRRFLWFGLGLYVLLAVGAGSLLPVAVQTLVVQPNELGLEQPYIQRNIALTRLAFDLEDIDAITFDPQNQLTYEDILENDLTIRNIRLWDQRPLLETNRQLQQIRLYYRFPDADIDRYTLQPEVPAQRPSAPEELPGVAIPENEVEAERRQTLIAARELDYAAVPQQAQTWVNQHLIYTHGYGFTLSPVNTVAPGGLPEYFVKDIGETTANDTASPLTTATEAIRASIPIGQPRIYYGEITNPYVMTGTRVQELDYPSGNENVYNVYDGRGGIGIAPLWRRLLFAAYLKDWQMVLTQDFLPQTKLLFRRNINQRIRAIAPFLQYDHDPYLVAADAGPDDPNDPSKLFWIVDAYTTSERYPYSDPSTQGINYIRNSVKVVIDAYHGSVEFYIADPSDPIIATLSAIFPGLFKPLSAMPVTLRSHIRYPLDFFGLQSERLRIYHMTDTQVFYNREDEWKIPTEVYADRPRLVEPYYLITSLPAVPFEEFILLLPYTPRQRNNLIAWLAARSDGENYGRLLLYQFPKQLLVYGPEQIEARINQDPVISQQISLWNRQGSRAIQGNLLVIPIERSLLYVEPIYLEATQESLPTLVRVVVAYENRIVMAESLEQALEAIFQQPEETTTPPIIRPVEEPVQ from the coding sequence GTGTTCTGGAAAAGCTGCTCTCGACTATTAGTACTGCTTCTAGGGCTGTGGCTGATTTTTGATCTGGTTTCCCGCCTAGGAGCAGAGATGCTCTGGTTTCAAGAAGTTGGTTACTTGCGGGTATTTCTGCTCAGGCTGACAACCCAAGGGGTGTTGTGGGCGATCGCCATTGGGATCACCACCGTCTACTTACTAGGAAACTTGGTTCTGGCGCGGCGGTGGAAGTATCCTAAACCACGGGCGCTGACAATTGATTCACCTGTACCAGTCACTCCGCGTCGAGGAGGAATCAGATTACGCTGGCTGATTCCCCTGGTGCTTGGATTGAACCTGTTGCTAGCGCTGATGCTGTATCACTACGGTCAAGTTGCGTTTAGGTACTGGCATCCTGCCTTTAATTCGCCTCATGTCCCGCCACTAATTCCAGCCTTATTTAGACCAGGGATAGTTTGGCAACTTGTGATGCAGTTGATCTCACAAAATTGGGCTGTGGGCTTAGTTGTGGGATTGGCGATCGCTCTATTAGTTTATCCCCAATCTTTGGTCACTGCGGGTGCTGTAGCAATGAGTGTCATCCTTGGTCTAGTGCTGTCTGCAAACTGGATCAAAGTGTTGCAATATTTCCGCCCCACTGCCTTTAACAGCGCTGACCCGGTATTTGATAGAGATATCAGCTTTTATGTGTTTGCCTTACCATTTTGGGAATTATTGGAATTTTGGCTGGTGGGACTGTTTTTGTATGGTTTAATCGCTGTTAGCCTGATTTACTTGTTATCAGGAGACAGTCTCAGCCAAGGGTGGTTTCGTGGGTTTTCACCGCAGCAGCAGCAACATTTACAGGGATTGGGAACCTGCCTGATGTTGGCTGTTGCCTTCAGCTATTGGCTCAGTCGCTACGAATTGCTGTATTCCCCCCTAGGAGCAGTTTACGGTGCTGGCTACACGGATGTTACGGTGCAACTGCCAGCCTATACGGTGCTGTGTCTCCTGGCAGTGGCGATCGCCGGTTGGTTAGTTTGGAGCATGTTATTTTGGCTGCCCAAGGGCTCTAGCCGGAGGTTTCTATGGTTTGGTTTAGGACTTTATGTGTTGCTGGCAGTAGGTGCAGGCTCCCTTTTGCCAGTGGCAGTACAAACGTTGGTCGTACAACCCAACGAATTAGGACTGGAACAACCCTATATTCAGCGTAATATTGCCCTGACTCGACTTGCGTTTGATTTAGAAGATATTGATGCTATCACCTTCGATCCGCAGAACCAACTAACTTACGAGGATATTCTAGAGAATGACCTAACGATCCGTAATATTCGTCTCTGGGACCAGCGACCACTGTTAGAAACTAATCGCCAGCTGCAACAAATCCGACTCTACTATCGGTTCCCTGATGCTGATATTGACCGCTATACTTTACAACCAGAAGTACCGGCACAAAGACCCAGTGCTCCCGAAGAACTGCCAGGAGTCGCCATTCCAGAGAATGAAGTAGAGGCAGAACGGCGACAGACACTGATTGCGGCAAGGGAGTTAGATTACGCGGCGGTGCCACAACAGGCGCAGACGTGGGTTAACCAACATCTCATATATACTCACGGTTATGGCTTTACCCTCAGTCCAGTGAATACGGTCGCCCCTGGTGGGTTGCCAGAGTATTTTGTTAAAGATATTGGCGAAACAACAGCAAATGATACTGCTAGCCCTCTCACTACAGCGACCGAAGCAATTCGGGCAAGTATCCCGATTGGCCAACCCCGAATTTATTACGGTGAAATTACCAATCCCTATGTGATGACTGGAACCAGAGTCCAAGAATTGGACTACCCCAGTGGTAATGAAAATGTGTACAACGTCTATGACGGTCGGGGTGGGATTGGCATTGCTCCTTTGTGGCGACGCTTGCTATTTGCTGCGTATTTGAAAGATTGGCAGATGGTACTGACTCAGGACTTTCTGCCACAAACAAAGCTGTTATTCCGGCGAAATATTAACCAGCGGATTCGGGCGATCGCTCCGTTCCTACAGTACGATCACGATCCTTACTTGGTGGCTGCTGATGCTGGCCCTGACGACCCGAACGATCCCAGCAAACTATTCTGGATTGTTGATGCCTACACCACAAGTGAGCGCTATCCCTACTCTGACCCTAGCACTCAAGGAATTAACTACATCCGTAACTCCGTTAAGGTCGTGATTGATGCCTACCACGGCTCCGTTGAATTCTACATCGCCGACCCAAGCGATCCAATTATTGCCACTTTGTCAGCCATTTTCCCTGGATTGTTCAAACCGCTGAGTGCCATGCCAGTGACTCTCCGCAGTCATATTCGCTATCCATTGGACTTCTTCGGTCTTCAGTCTGAACGATTGAGAATCTACCACATGACGGATACCCAAGTTTTTTACAATCGGGAAGACGAGTGGAAGATCCCCACCGAAGTTTACGCCGATCGACCCCGCTTAGTAGAACCCTACTACTTGATCACCAGTTTGCCAGCTGTTCCGTTTGAAGAATTTATTCTGCTCCTCCCCTATACTCCCAGACAACGGAATAATTTAATTGCCTGGTTGGCAGCACGTTCCGATGGCGAGAACTACGGGAGGTTGTTACTCTACCAGTTTCCCAAGCAGCTATTGGTCTATGGACCTGAGCAAATTGAAGCCCGCATTAACCAAGACCCGGTGATTTCGCAGCAAATTTCGCTGTGGAATCGACAAGGTTCAAGAGCCATTCAAGGTAACCTCTTGGTGATTCCAATTGAACGATCCCTGCTTTATGTGGAACCAATCTACTTAGAAGCGACCCAGGAGAGTCTGCCAACGCTAGTGCGGGTGGTAGTTGCCTACGAAAACCGCATTGTGATGGCAGAAAGCTTAGAACAGGCACTGGAAGCAATCTTCCAACAACCAGAAGAGACAACTACTCCTCCGATTATCCGTCCTGTGGAAGAGCCAGTACAGTAG
- a CDS encoding TIGR00341 family protein, translated as MNLRLIEAFLTDENSQQVPELLQAHSLLGIWQSKLSNGQILVKILLFVKEAEAVIELLETHFAQESGFRIILLSVEATIPQPEISQDTRSELKEVKLSQVLDTQGSRINRQELYANIAKTVVLSWSHILMVLLSTIIAAIGLLRDNATIIIGAMVIAPLLGPNMALSLATTLGDTNLALRALKIGAVGISVALAFSVLVGAVFPVSPEIPEIAFRTKASWSDVILAFASGMAGALSFTSGVTSAIVGVMVAVALLPPLVTFGMLLGAGQSQIAVGSMLLLLTNLICLNLAGVITFAVQQIRPGKWWEADKARKLTLVAFWLWLLLLATLIMGILVWRRNYQI; from the coding sequence ATGAATCTACGTTTGATTGAGGCTTTTCTAACTGATGAAAACAGTCAGCAGGTACCAGAATTACTCCAAGCACATTCCCTACTAGGAATTTGGCAGTCAAAATTATCTAACGGTCAAATTTTAGTCAAAATACTACTTTTTGTTAAAGAAGCAGAAGCTGTAATTGAGCTGTTGGAAACGCACTTTGCTCAAGAGTCTGGCTTTCGCATTATTCTGCTCTCTGTAGAAGCTACTATCCCTCAACCTGAAATATCCCAAGACACGAGATCTGAACTGAAAGAAGTAAAGCTATCCCAGGTATTAGACACTCAGGGATCTCGGATTAATCGTCAGGAACTGTATGCCAATATTGCCAAAACTGTAGTGCTGTCATGGTCGCATATTTTGATGGTTTTGCTCTCAACAATTATTGCTGCGATTGGTCTATTACGGGATAACGCAACTATCATTATCGGCGCTATGGTGATCGCCCCTTTACTGGGTCCGAACATGGCTTTATCGCTTGCCACCACTCTTGGAGACACAAATCTTGCCCTCCGGGCATTAAAAATTGGTGCGGTGGGGATCTCTGTTGCTCTTGCTTTTTCTGTCCTAGTCGGAGCTGTTTTTCCAGTCAGTCCAGAGATTCCCGAGATTGCATTCCGGACAAAGGCGAGTTGGTCAGACGTGATTTTAGCATTTGCCTCAGGTATGGCTGGTGCCCTTTCATTTACATCCGGAGTTACGAGTGCCATTGTCGGAGTAATGGTGGCAGTGGCTTTGCTCCCCCCATTAGTAACATTCGGAATGTTACTTGGTGCAGGACAATCGCAGATAGCCGTGGGTTCAATGTTGCTATTACTGACAAACTTGATTTGCCTAAATTTAGCAGGAGTAATTACGTTTGCTGTACAGCAGATTCGCCCGGGCAAATGGTGGGAAGCTGATAAAGCCCGGAAGTTAACGCTAGTTGCATTTTGGCTATGGTTATTGCTGCTTGCAACACTGATAATGGGGATTCTGGTATGGCGAAGGAATTATCAAATTTAG